One genomic segment of Brachionichthys hirsutus isolate HB-005 chromosome 13, CSIRO-AGI_Bhir_v1, whole genome shotgun sequence includes these proteins:
- the polr2k gene encoding DNA-directed RNA polymerases I, II, and III subunit RPABC4 codes for MDPQKDLQPPKQQPMIYICGECHTENEIKARDPIRCRECGYRIMYKKRTKRLVVFDAR; via the exons ATGGATCCACAGAAGGATTTGCAACCACCTAAACAGCAGCCTATGATCTACATATGTGGAG AATGTCACACTGAAAACGAAATTAAGGCTCGTGATCCAATCAGATGCAGAGAGTGTGGTTACAGGATCATGTACAAGAAGAGAACCAAGAGAT TGGTTGTTTTTGATGCCAGATAA
- the LOC137902754 gene encoding E3 ubiquitin-protein ligase RNF19A-like produces the protein MTSLHQQHNGGAGSERDLQSAASSVSIPSVRKTPKKRRLSLRSLFGRRRRPECDPKCKPRPPQAAAGADGVVGADNVQPETSVDKTSAHAALAAAASTSSISGSSAELLECPLCLLRHARAHFPDIMTCHHRSCADCLRQYLRIEISESRVNICCPECAERFNPHDIQMILGDRAVMEKYEEFMLRRWLVAEPDCRWCPAPDCGYAVIAFGCASCPKLTCGREGCGTEFCYHCKQLWHPNQTCDTARQQRTQAFRLRSLRSSSLSYSQASGAAGDDIKPCPRCAAYIIKMNDGSCNHMTCAVCGCEFCWLCMKEISDLHYLSPSGCTFWGKKPWSRKKKILWQLGTLVGAPVGIALIAGIAIPAMIIGIPVYVGRKIHNRYEGKDISKHKRNLVIAGGVTLSVIVSPVVAAVTVGIGVPIMLAYVYGVVPISLCRSGGCGVSAGNGKGVRIEFDDENDNIGSGAAATDATSVAETRLNNPSLGDGASVGGLTGLSVSGSHMERCGMSSTQRDNMSDDASTTALAGTSITGSLSGSCYNRMEVQADVQKERCSLSGESATVSLGTISDNASTKAMAGSILNADMERDNGLDVQADAESKQEKVRHCSASSSLEEAGCSGAACTCSCTSACCLEQHDNHCCPSSPWSKEQSLPGGKKGKGKLWKRSSSSGGGGKGEAKTKKTPGDADAQRAEQRSNNSSPSLSSSLPSVAGSHCSRFSSELSCSDPETSRSPRAPCSAPTDPHHAVAVEPMPEVEHDRLEHYPPQNGHRAFARRLPSLFPPDSPKEGCGGTFLYISEEGGDKAADGESEDEQIKETSGTEGPTRKRCIQTDI, from the exons ATGACCAGCCTGCACCAGCAGCACAATGGCGGCGCCGGCTCGGAGCGAGACCTCCAGTCTGCTGCCTCCTCTGTGAGCATCCCTTCGGTTCGAAAGACGCCCAAGAAGCGCCGTCTGTCCCTGCGTTCGCTgttcggccgccgccgccgtcctgaGTGCGACCCAAAATGCAAGCCCAGGCCCCCGCAAGCTGCCGCCGGAGCGGACGGCGTTGTCGGCGCCGACAATGTCCAGCCGGAGACTTCCGTCGATAAAACCTCCGCTCACGCCgcgctggcggcggcggcgtcgaCTTCGTCGATATCGGGCTCTTCGGCGGAGCTGCTGGAGTGCCCCCTCTGCCTGCTGCGCCACGCGCGCGCCCACTTCCCAGATATCATGACCTGCCACCACCGCTCCTGCGCCGACTGCCTCCGACAGTACCTCCGCATCGAGATCTCGGAGTCGCGCGTCAACATCTGCTGCCCCGAGTGCGCCGAGCGCTTCAACCCCCACGACATCCAGATGATCCTGGGGGACCGGGCCGTCATGGAGAAGTACGAGGAGTTTATGCTGAGGAGGTGGTTGGTGGCCGAGCCCGACTGCCGCTGGTGCCCCGCGCCGGACTGTGG CTACGCCGTCATCGCCTTCGGCTGCGCCAGCTGCCCGAAGCTCACCTGCGGACGCGAGGGCTGCGGCACGGAGTTCTGCTACCACTGCAAGCAGCTGTGGCATCCCAACCAGACGTGCGACACGGCGCGGCAGCAGAGGACGCAGGCCTTCAGGCTGAGGAGTCTCAGGTCCTCCTCCCTGAGTTACAGCCAAGCGAGCGGGGCGGCGG GCGACGACATCAAGCCGTGCCCTCGTTGTGCCGCCTACATAATCAAGATGAACGACGGGAGTTGTAATCACATGACCTGCGCCGTCTGTGGCTGCGAGTTTTGCTGGCTCTGTATGAAGGAGATCTCTGACTTGCACTATTTAAG TCCTTCGGGCTGCACGTTCTGGGGGAAGAAGCCTTGGAGCAGGAAGAAAAAGATCCTCTGGCAGCTCGGCACTCTGGTGGGCGCCCCCGTGGGCATCGCCCTCATCGCCGGCATCGCCATCCCTGCGATGATTATCGGCATCCCGGTGTACGTGGGGAGGAAG ATCCACAACCGCTACGAGGGCAAGGATATCTCCAAGCACAAGAGGAACTTGGTCATCGCTGGCGGCGTGACGCTCTCCGTAATCGTGTCGCCTGTGGTCGCAGCCGTAACGGTCG GCATCGGCGTCCCGATCATGCTGGCCTACGTCTACGGCGTCGTCCCCATCTCGCTGTGCCGGAGCGGCGGCTGCGGCGTGTCGGCCGGCAACGGAAAAGGAGTGCGAATCGAGTTTGACGATGAAAACGACAACATCGGCAGCGGGGCCGCAGCCACAG ACGCCACTTCGGTGGCCGAGACGCGCCTCAACAATCCCAGCCTCGGCGACGGCGCCAGCGTCGGCGGCCTGACGGGCCTGAGCGTCAGCGGGAGCCACATGGAGCGCTGCGGGATGAGCTCCACCCAGCGGGACAACATGAGCGACGACGCCAGCACCACCGCCCTCGCCGGAACCAGCATCACCGGCAGCCTGTCGGGCAGCTGTTACAACAG GATGGAGGTGCAGGCGGACGTTCAGAAGGAGCGCTGCAGTCTGAGCGGCGAGTCGGCCACCGTCAGCCTCGGGACCATCAGCGACAACGCCAGCACCAAAGCCATGGCGGGATCCATCCTGAACGCCGACATGGAAAG AGACAACGGCCTCGACGTTCAGGCGGACGCGGAGTCCAAGCAGGAGAAGGTGAGGCACTGCAGCGCCAGCAGCAGCCTGGAAGAAGCCGGCTGCAGCGGCGCCGCCTGCACGTGTTCTTGCACGTCCGCCTGCTGCTTGGAGCAGCACGACAACCACTGCTGTCCTTCATCGCCCTGGTCCAAGGAGCAATCCCTTCCCGGGGGCAAGAAGGGCAAAGGAAAGCTTTGGAAAagatccagcagcagcggcggcggcggcaaagGAGAAGCCAAAACGAAGAAGACGCCCGGAGACGCGGACGCTCAGCGGGCGGAGCAGCGCAGCAACAACTCCTCGCCGTCTCTGAGCAGCAGCCTGCCGTCGGTGGCCGGTTCGCACTGCAGCCGCTTCTCGTCGGAGCTCAGCTGCTCCGACCCCGAAACCTCACGATCGCCTCGTGCGCCTTGCTCCGCCCCGACGGACCCTCATCACGCCGTCGCCGTGGAACCCATGCCGGAGGTGGAACACGACCGCCTGGAGCATTACCCGCCTCAGAACGGCCACAGGGCCTTCGCCCGCCGCCTGCCGTCCTTGTTTCCGCCCGATTCGCCAAAAGAGGGATGCGGCGGAACGTTCCTGTACATCAGCGAGGAGGGCGGGGACAAAGCGGCAGACGGCGAGTCCGAAGACGAGCAGATAAAAGAGACCAGCGGCACTGAAGGCCCGACAAGGAAGCGCTGCATACAGACGGACATCTGA
- the spag1a gene encoding sperm-associated antigen 1A, with amino-acid sequence MGNAQEKPPGGGGRGGRGAARPDRAAAGSGTRSRHAGRVEKPQSHRAAEKGVGNGTENSPAADRSYLDVPAGALPPHLARLKNEGNHLFKHGQFADALEKYSQAIEGCSEAGTDSPEDLCILYSNRAACYLKDGNSADCIQDCTKALELQPFSLKPLLRRAMAYESLERYRKAYVDYKTVLQMDGGVPAAHDSVHRITRMLIEQDGPGWREKLPDIPVVPLAVQQQHREKPASVEAAQARAARAAQEEARRKEARFTLLKREGNELVKRGRFQEALQQYAECLSLKPDECAIYTNRSICLLKLSRFEEARRDCDSALQLEPSNKKAFYRRALAYKGLEDYLSASGDLQEVLLLDPNVGEAEEELEVVTGLLRRSLMENATHTPRM; translated from the exons ATGGGGAACGCGCAGGAGAAACCCCCGGgcggtggaggaagaggaggaagaggagccgccAGGCCGGATCGGGCCGCAGCAGGCAGCGGGACGAGGAGCCGGCACGCAGGCCGCGTGGAAAAGCCCCAGAGCCACCGAGCTGCGGAGAAGGGGGTCGGCAACGGCACGGAAAACAGCCCTGCGGCGGACAGAAGTTACCTGGACGTCCCGGCGGGGGCTCTGCCTCCTCACCTGGCCCGGCTCAAGAACGAGGGGAACCACCTCTTTAAACACGGACAGTTTGCTGACGCTTTGGAGAAATACTCGCAGGCCATTGAGGGATGTTCTGAAGCAG GTACCGATAGCCCGGAGGACCTGTGCATCCTCTACTCCAACAGAGCAGCCTGTTACCTGAAGGACGGAAACAGCGCAGACTGCATCCAGGACTGTACCAA GGCTTTGGAGCTGCAGCCCTTTTCCTTGAAGCCCCTGCTGCGCAGAGCTATGGCCTATGAGTCACTGGAGCGCTACAGAAAAGCTTACGTGGATTACAAGACCGTCCTGCAGATGGACGGCGGGGTGCCGGCGGCTCACGACAGCGTCCACAG GATCACCCGGATGCTCATCGAGCAGGATGGCCCCGGATGGAGGGAGAAACTCCCAGACATTCCCGTCGTTCCTCTggccgtccagcagcagcacagagagaagCCCGCCAGCGTGGAAGCGGCTCAAGCCCGAGCCGCCAGGGCTGCGCAGGAGGAAG CCAGAAGAAAAGAGGCTCGCTTCACTCTGCTGAAACGGGAAGGCAACGAGCTCGTCAAGCGAGGCCGCTTCCAGGAGGCTTTGCAGCAGTACGCCGAATGTCTTTCACTGAAACCCGACGAATGCGCCATCTACACAAACAG ATCCATCTGCCTCCTGAAGCTGAGTCGCTTCGAAGAGGCCAGGCGGGACTGCGACTCCGCTCTGCAGCTGGAGCCGAGCAACAAGAAGGCGTTCTACAGACGAGCCCTGGCGTACAAGGGACTGGAG GACTACCTATCGGCCAGCGGCGACCTCCAGGAGGTCCTCCTGCTGGATCCCAACGTCGGtgaggctgaggaggagctggaggtggtCACAGGCCTGCTGAGACGGAGCCTGATGGAGAACGCCACCCACACGCCGAGG ATGTGA